The Cinclus cinclus chromosome Z, bCinCin1.1, whole genome shotgun sequence genome contains the following window.
ACCCCATTGAACGCCGCTACCCCGGCCCATATCCCTCACTGCTGGCGACTGTTGCTTGCCCTCGGACCCGTTATTGCCCCCCGTTAATGCCTCCCACCCGCGCACTGCTCCTCACTGATCCCACAACCACTGCGCATGCGCGGCGAGACGCGCCAGCACCGCCCCACACACCACGTGGCCCAGCCAATACCGCCTTCCTATTGGTAGTGATGACGCAAGCCCCGCCCAGTGAGGCTTGCCGTGCGTCACCTCCTGACGCCGCCATCCTCGGAAGGTCACAGCGGGGTGTTAAAGCCATTTCTGCGGCTACGCCGCCATATTGGGTGTACGGGGAATGATGCACCCCCAAGGGGCACCACGTTGGGTGTTCCACCAGCACCATTCCCAAGGTGTGTCCGTGTCCCCACCCTGCGGGTCCCTGGAGCCAGCAGGTACCAGGACACGTACACCAGACCTGTCGCTGTGTGTGCCCCTCTCAGGAGACCCTATGGGCACTGGATGGACTCAAGAGGCAGAGTGGAGGGAAAAACAGTCCTTTACTGAGAGCGGGGGGTGCAGGGCAGTCCAGCTGCCCGCAGGGTGTCCCCAGATCAGGACTTGGAGTAGCGGCGGCGCACGGAGTCGCGGTAGAACTGGAAGATGGTGTCAGCAGCACGCTGGGCTGTGGCCAGGCACTGCTGCATCTGCACAGGAACAGAGAGAAGGGGTGAGAGAGGTCCGCTGTGAGGGAATTGCACACCCTAAAACCCTCCCTGGGGAGTTCCTCACCTCctccacagagcagctgccctTGGTGGTGGCCATCAGCACCTTCTTTTCCCTGCTGGCGATGGCAAACGTGAGGGTGGCACGGGCCTCCTGCGGGGACAGAGGTCAGGAGGGCTCGGAGGGcacacccagagctgggcaccccCCAGGGCTCACCTGCTCCTGGCGGGCTGTTGGGTCCAGCAGGATGGTGCCATCGGGCTGCAGGGCAcaggtgacaccacagaagagGGTGGTGAGGGGCAGCCCCGCATCCAGCAGCGCCATGCAGGCAGCATTCAGGCAGCAGGATAGCAGCTGGGGTGTGTCAAGGGTCCCAACAGCCCCGAGCCCCGctgcccccagacccccccacAGCCATCCCACAAAGGAAAGGATACAGAGCCAGCATCGctgagcacctgcagcaccagggagaTGGCGGTGCGGGGGTGCAGCACCCCCAGGATCACAGCCTCGCACGTCTGgcgcagcagctgctccctgctgcgCTCCAGCACACCTGCACAATGAGGAAGGTGTCACAGCTCCCCCCAGGAACCCCCTCTGGCCTTGGAGCTTTGGGCACTTTGGGCCTCAGGAAAGGAGATTTAATGCCTGAAACTGAGCAGCCCCCGAGCTCTCAGTGTGTCCAGGCCTCGGGAAGACAAATCCCTGCTCGGGGGAACTGCCTCGGTGAGGGTCAGGGCTGGCCAGGCCGCAGTGGTCTGGGGCCCGGGGGAGGTGAGCAGCATCCAGCCAGAGACATTTCCCTGGCAGTGgacacaggcagggcaggactgAAGGGCCACAAGGACATCAGACGGACCTCCCACCGTAAGGAAGAAACTCCTCAAGGCAGCTCAGCAAtcgggctgggctgggcttgggctgggaacagcgattccagcagggcagggcctggcagTGACCCCAGGAACCCCCACCCACAGCAGAGACAGACTGAGCAGGGCACTAACTGGGGTGAGAGCAGTGGGGGAATCGTtacccagcagcagggagagcacTAATTAATGATGGAACTGGGTAACTGTAGCAAATGAACATCAATGCCTTTGTTTATGTAAAATATGTACATAATGAAGGGGTTTGTTTGTGCTGGATGTGTAGATTTGCCACCCagcaaaatgtaaataatgaCCTGTAAATAAAGCAAACACCTC
Protein-coding sequences here:
- the EXOSC5 gene encoding exosome complex component RRP46; translation: MAVELETACGQCRLRPFSCELALLSRPDGSATFLQGDTSVLAGLYGPAEAKVSKELPDRAALEVLLRPKVGLPGVLERSREQLLRQTCEAVILGVLHPRTAISLVLQVLSDAGSLLSCCLNAACMALLDAGLPLTTLFCGVTCALQPDGTILLDPTARQEQEARATLTFAIASREKKVLMATTKGSCSVEEMQQCLATAQRAADTIFQFYRDSVRRRYSKS